The genomic stretch gtgggcggtaccaccgcctagcactggCACTAAGCCACTAgggggtaccactgcccagactggcggtaccactgcctagcaccctgccaggggcgataccaccgcctgatatagtctcgaagattgtgccacgacggtgccacttcttgggtcattgtttgggcttttcattgggcccaacacaatccttacatgggcccaactagcccataattgggttggcccaaatccaatcccaattacgtactaatTATGAAatataaggcatacttaagctaaacaagtccctaggtcttggtttcttccggcgagcttccagcgatctttcgacgaacttttgacgatctcccggcaatgttccaatgaactttcggtaagctcctggacttcacgatgatcttcttggtaagtttcgatgagcttcttccagcaagctcctagacttctcggttggttcttgcagaacttctaacgaacgtctagacttccgctgaactctcgaactcctaacgaaatcgcgtccttgactccggcacttcattttgcttcatgccttgctatcgtagttaatcctgcacatttaaaaacatacttcgatctagacaattattactaagcttgaatcatgttgtctagcctgtcattggtccatcgatgcttcatccgattcttcggcgcatcgtcctctcttgcgacctattgcccaatcggctagttgactccgcaactccaatatccttggtgcaatatctgctcttcttggcccgatgcccgaatccatggcccgaagcattctatcgatacgtcatccgatcctctgGCTAGACAtccaaatcttctgacatgttccactagcctaatatgattcttcctgctttaattgtctctcttgatcgaagcatcctacgtcactaaaatcatagatcaaatcataaacacttattaattggtttcatcatcaaaatctgatatttaaCATCTAATACCCCAAATATTGTATATCAAgtatggtgctgttaggcccatatggtttttactcgagtctctctctaatcggattctcccggagaactctttctctctcaattcgaatgaccctagctggggatttgtctgagcgagaacacttgaaatatttctataatgacaccgagagcggatgatcctctattgatactcaataactcttgtaaggttggctatcactcccgatgaccggttgtgctagatctgaaactttcaggcttataagtttggtatcaaagagttgagtactcatacagaacatccttggtgtctcaagtctaaggaccaaatataccattgAGACGATggaattgttgtttgacaataaagcatcatcaaacatccaacatttcataagcggatcaattagtgaactcattctctaatgagtatatgtattatatccctagtgtccccacatgagcaactatgagactagtcacCTCTGTCATATgtacgggtatatagtacaccagtctatctggttatctcgatgtccctctcgagtaacttatgaccgggattatttaggatctgtgtttaaaggtgaattgatctcattatcatgatctcatcacgatctgattcttattgcatagatccatggacatcacaatatattcaagcaataggcaatataaaatgataaaatattaaataatataataagaaaaaaaaatccatatcatgtcacacgtgtcatcactcgatTGGTTTGTAGGGCATCTATGACCAATATCTACACATGTGAGATATGGAAAgaaaagaagtctgatcttaaggttgttaagatttggggctatcctGCTTATGTTAGgttgaatattagattttgatgatggaatCAATTGATGAGTATGTAATCTAATTAacattttgagaaaagtgatgcaggtctaacttggatcataaaaaggaaaaataattaaagtagaagAATCATACATTTGGCTAGTGTCAAagatcaggcatcgggccaaaagaatCATATGTTGTGAGAGTTAACATACTGATGGATCAAGCGATACACTGAAGGTTCAAAGGACACGTTAGAAGTTTGTCGAgagttcggatgaaccaatgacatgccggacaacttatatTTATTGTCTTATAATTGTTtagatcttaattatcatagttaggtcaTAATTTAAgttggttttgttgaatctcggattttgataataaaattaattgatgggttaattgatctaatccatattattgagttaagtgtgcaggattaactacgataaccagaaaacataaagcaagaataccggagtcaagttcgatggacgtttaagagtccgaagaatcatcggagatgctgccggaaccaaccgagaagaaatcaggaacttgtcaaaatttttgaaagttcgccgaagagatcatcgaaggttcacggagatcaccgagaaggctcggctactcgttgaagtcgtcacaagatcgggagcctgctgggagtccgtcggaagaaattcgagggcatatcagaagtccgccggaagttcgtcagaaagctcgccggaacaagactcgacgttcgcggttgaaaacttgcttgggatgtttttagttatgtagttcacatgtaattaggattatgattaaaagataatcctatatcctggttaggggccagctgggcccaaaattagacttggtttgggctaaacttaaagcccaaccagtgaaccgaagggtctggcggtggcaccaccagtttgggcggtggcaccgccagtacactgtcagtgtcagacactgataggcgatggcaccgccagcatcgggaaccaaagagaattcaaattttggagcccaaatttgaatcctcttgaggcctataaataccccccaattctctactaagataacaactttttgagaagcaatagattgaaaaaaaggtcttagaaaagtcttagcaagtcttgttttcaatttgttagagtgttcacctccttctttcttgctgaaaatttgtaagagtgtgaaccgcttgtaaaaggttgtaagaggggtatttgtccttccccttcaagagatttgctagtggaaggtgggagcctcatcgaagagggcctcgcaagtggatgtaggtcatttgaccgaaccactttaaaattggcgtgatctctggtttgcattttcttattgctatttacattactgcaaaccttcttacgtgctttatttcctcattacctttgctgcacacctttacgaacacgcgttcaagttaagcttttcaagttcggtttttatcgtacgaaagatttgtcgaaaccaacgttttaatccgctgcactaattcaccccccccccccctcttagtgccgctccgatcctaacaagttttaggtgtaaccctactaacttaattaggggccattaGGCCTGATATAGGGCTGAGTGGGgcccattgggaggctcattcaatgaccaagGGTTAGGTTAGGTGGTGCTGccactagactaggcgatggtactgcctatgAGTTGGAATGTACGTAGTGTACATTTTTTGAAAGATCcgatagtggtaccgctagtgtcaagcggtggtattgcctagacttgcagtggtaccgcccagactggtggtagtaccaccagtgCATGGTCTCCAATGAAgcctggcggtagtaccgcccagactaggtggtggtacggcCAGTTGTTAGTCTAGCAGGCAGTGAGATCGCCTAGTACTAGTAGTAGTACCATTAGTACCTCAGAAATCTGGGATGAAACCTTTTTTggatccatttttgaagtcatttagggcctatagattctccactctttcttgcttaagaaagcaagaaaagtgaacaaaaaatccagtgattttgagttgtaaagttttgaaaagtgctaagtgtcccccTTCTCCACTTTAAATTTTGGGCTTATTCTAATAGAGGTGTGAGATTTGTAAAGAgtctctcctaaacttatgaaaaggagaaaacagtTATAAGAGAGTAGGtagtcttcgtccattgaaagaatatcgttagtgaataccgatggcctcgacggaagaggaatcgggagtggacataggccacgatgactgaaccactatatactcggtttgcatttattttctgcCCTTCATTGATATTACTTTTTGATTTAACTGCTTATTatacttattctaagtcaagtacATATTCGATATTTATTTTTATCGAACAAAAATTTTCAAACTGATATTTTATCGAAAACACTAAATGACTTTTGCCGATAATTtaaagggtcactctatcacttcAGAAAGAAAAACAGGTGCAGGAATTAAATGACGAATTACaagttattaaataaaataagacttgaaagttaataattttttcttagaaaagataATTAGACTCAAATATGTCTACAAGTTAAAATTTAATGCTAATGACTTATTACAAAACATAAAGCCTGTCAAGGGGTAtgctaaaattttatattttaattttaatttttttctttaattataaaattgatacaaTTATAATAGTGTTAGCAttagtaattaaaaaaaaatgattagtCTATCAATTTGATATTAAATCAATCTTTTCGAATGAAAAGTTACAAGAGGAGGTATTATACAATTTAAAATACGCACTAAGGGCATGGTATATGtgaattgataattatttttttaacacaACTTTCAAAAATGTTTACGTGAACCAACCATATATATAAAAGCTTAAGATATGAAAATTCTTATTATCTATTTGtatttatatgtggatgatatgatTTATACTAAAAATTCGATGtgtatgcttaataaatttaataaaaatatgatttagaaTTTGAAATAACTTATTTAGGGCTTTTTTATTTACTTGGAATGAAAATTATTccaatatgaaataatttttatttcaagaaattataataaaaatttattgaaaATATAGCTTGTAAGCTAGTGAGTACTCCAATGAATAAAAATGATAAACTTATGTTAgatgataaaatttaaaaaggatGAGATTCAATTAGAAGCTTAATTGAAGGGATAATTTATCTTATACATTCAATGTCAAATATTAAGTTTGTAATTAGTTTATTGTCTAGATTCATGCACAGTCCTAGTCCTAGAAGCATCACTTTAGAACAACCAAAAGAATTcttaaatacattaaaaaaatctcaattatGATATTCACTATGAgtagataaaaaattttaaattatattgatAGTGATTAAGTTAGTTATGTTGacgattattaaaattatttcaatATGGAGTTAGAAGTCATTTTATGCACAACAAAAGAATAAGAGTATGCTTCTCTCTAAGTTTTGATATTGAATATATAACAACTATAAGTACAACATGTAAAATAATTTGattgtaaaaaattataatatatccacaagaaaaataaaatatacaaaCTAAAATCTATCAGATAATAAATCTTATATTACGTTGATAATAAATCTTATATTTCAATTTGGGTCCCCATGCATCGATGAGGCCCGCCCACAATTTGACTATTGAATCGTGCTAGCTTGAGGGGGGAGTCGAGTCACGTACCCTCCTAGCTGTAAAAGGCTAACAGGTCGTCGGTCAACGACGGCAGCGACTGTCCCGGTCTCCCATGACGTGTCCCGACCCACTGCCCATGCAACCTGAACCAAGGGGCGCCGCCCTGTCACTTTGCTTCATCCAACAACTCGGATCCCCCTTTCCTTCTCCCGAAAACAATAAAAGAGATCAGATTCCGATCCGCTCTTCGTCCTCCTCCCTCGTGCGGTAACAGCTCACTGCTTCATAAACAAGGAGGGCCACCGAAACCCCCTCTGAACAAAGTCAAACAAAGATATGTTGCACGAACTTTGGCGTTGTCAATGTTCACATGGAACTCATATATGTCTCCGTTTGAGCCATCTCTTCTTAGGATCTGGAGTTGTAGGTGACGTAGGAGAGTGAGCCCACCGCATGCAGGGTTGCCGGTGGGTGAAGCTACGGAGGATGTTTCTTGAGGCAGCGTCGGTGGGCTGCACGCGTACGACTCCTCCGCAACTGCCACCGCCCACGCCACCCCAAGCCGCGTTGTCGCTCGCGGGTGGCCCAACTGAAATCTAACTGTCACCAACGTGGGCTCTTCTCCTCAGACACTCAGCGAGCAGCAGCAGATCTTTACGTTCCATATCACATCAAGTCAAATCACGAAAACTATAATGAACATGAGGCGCTGCTGCCAAAAAGTCGGTGTCGTACTTATCACAGGACGGGTGGCGCCAGCACCGATGTGGACTCATGCGATTGGTTGATGGCTTCTGGGTCCACCTACTTTGCTGAGTCGAGGAGAAGCAGCGTCCCCGTCGTCTCCGCAAGTCAAGCCGCCCACCCTTTGAACCAGTACTATATCGTTTAGCTTGTGGTACTCGAAGCCAGAAGAACACCAGGATCTCCTGGCCACACGCCACGTCCCGTTACCTACGCTTCCCTACGACGCCCATAACGCATTAAAAATGGTCCCTCGCCGCCCGGCTTTATCCAGCTGTTCCACCCCGTGTGCCCCATCGCGATGTCGCCGTCCTCGACTTTATATATATCTCCGCATCCTTCGCCCCTTCTTCTCATCAGCAAGTAACTGCTTCACTCGCGGATCGTACGCTCTCCAAGAAGTTGAATCTGCACAGGATGGAGGCGTTTTCTGGTGATGACGCCGCCGCCGCTACTGTCTCAGGAACCAAGGGGACGTGGCTGTACGCGACGGTGTCGGAGGCGCCACCGAAGCGGCCGGCGGGGCGGACCAAGTTCCGGGAGACGCGGCATCCGGTGTACAAGGGCGTGCGCCAGCGGGGGGCCGCCGGGCGGTGGGTGTGCGAGGTGCGGGAGCCGAACAAGAAGTCCAGGATCTGGCTAGGCACGTTCCCCACGGCGGAGATGGCGGCGCGGGCGCACGACGTCGCGGCGATGATGCTACGAGGCCGATCCGCTTGCCTCAACTTCGCGGACTCGGCATGGCGGCTCCGCGTGCCGGCCTCGTTCTCCTGCTCCCAGGACATCGCACGGGCCGCCGCCGAGGCCGCCGAGGCGTTCCGGCCTCCGTCGGACTCCAACGCTACCTTTGAATCCTCCTTAACGATGGAGAGCTCAGCGAGTACATTCCCGTCTTTGTCGCCTTTAGCGACGGCGGCCACGCCTTCATCAGTGTTACTGGAAGATGGGATCGGCAGCCAAGAAGGAGTCACATTTGATATGGTGAGTTACGACGGCATGGATTTGGGCTACTGCGACTACTCCGGTATGGCGGAGGGCGCGCTGGTAGATTCCATTTGGGACGACGTGGCCGCTGACGCTGACGTGTCGCTCTGGAGCTACTCCATCTGACGCAGAGAAGGCGGCGGCTGCGGAGGACGACGACGAGGAGGTGGCAAGGCATCTGACGTCCATTAACTCGGTTACGTGCGGCGGCTGAGTGCTCGAAGCTGTTCCCATGCATCAACGCTTCTCTGGATCTTCACCAGCTTCGACCACAACATCTGTAGAACGAGTAAACTCGGTGAATGATTCAGAAGACGAGCTTTATGTTTATATTTGCTCTGCTTTGATCTCAGCTCTTGTAATCTCTGCAAAATAAGCACACATATCCAAAGAAAAAAAGCACACaggcaaactattctaatacgcgaagatcaacctccttcttacacctctcttctccttttatcgggtttaggagacaacccttacaagcactcactcttctttcaaactattctaacacttagactagaagaggaggattctcacaagatattacaataatatttttttccccctttaaattctttgtgcttatgtatgttaaccagggataagagggatatttataggcttcaagttgattcaaacttagagcctaaaaaggtctcatcataAGTTTCCtatgtattggcggtaccaccgtcgttcctgggcggtactgcTACCGCAAGATCTGCAGCTGGGCGTTACCACCGCTGAAtagggatggtaccaccgctgacaACATTGCTATCGGTGGGAGCATTGCCTAGATatcctggggtgttgttccccaggcggtgccaccgtcggccagggtttcaacaccctagttgggccttgaatctaacCCAAACCAGCCTAATTCgggcctaattagcccctaatagagttgatgggattacctcctaatcttaactccaattatatgctaaatatgatttctaagacataatctaagcaagataagtctgatttttttcggcaagcttccgacaatcttccggtgaacttctgacgatctctcggtaatgttccggtggacttccggcaagctcctggacttcacgatgatcttcttagcgagttccgatgagcttctttggcaagctcttggatttctcggttggttccgatagaacttctgacgaatgtccagactttcgacgaactctcgaactctcaacgaaatcgcgttcttgactccaagacttcattttgctttatgccttgctatcatagttaatcctgcacacacaaaaacacagtttgatctagacaattattactaagcatgaatcatgttgtctggtatgtcattggtccatcgacgcttcgttcgattctttggcgcatcgttctctcttgcagcctattgcccaatcggccagttgacctccgtaactccgatatccttggcgcaatatccgctcttcttggcccgatacctgaatccatggcctgaaaccttctatcaatacgtcgaccgatcctccggcccgatgtccaatcttctgacacgtttttctccggcccaacatgattcttcctgctttaattatctctccctgatcgaagcatcctgtgtcactcaaaacgtagattaaatcataaacacttatcaattgatttcatcatcaaaatatgagattcaacaatctctcatttttttatgatgacaactaattgatgaaggagttaaccttaactcccggagtttaaataaactccccctatcaatatgccatattgatagaaccttgaattcaagtcgttgcaaatttcatcataaatatttgtaatacgtcatcatgtataacatgatcatacttatcctcctttgtcattaataaaaaggagaagttcaactatcaagtgtttgagatataatgtcaaatcattgcatgaaaaatataatatcaagttttatcatcatgaaatttgtaagctagaaaatttagcaagtgttacatcatacaagctatcaagatttagatatgtaaggtagtaagatagcaagtttacaacatataagctagcaaaaattttgaaatcaaatgcaagatagcgatgttcaagacagtaagctctttcttctcttttgagaagtgctatttttgcttcctttgcaaagtgcaagctagcaaaattttataacattttaaaacatgcaagctagcaattttgagatgttcaagaaagcaactcttgctataaattttgctagatgtgcaagttaacattttttgcttcttgagataggcaagatagcactttttggtgatgtttaagatagcaagttctatatcatataagatagtgaatcttacaatattttagaacatgcataatcaccgaatcatcataaattttaatgatgtgtaaaattttaaattttgtaagtttgcatttgtgtgtcttgagatttgcaagatagcaagctagcaagttttataaattcttgcttctcttttgagatgagcaagctagcaagtttgcttcttttgcaatgtgcaagtttctaaattttgcatcttgagctagcaatttttcttcccctttatcattgtcaaaaagaaggaaagtgatagaagataagattttctcaactatatgaggaaatctctctattctgttgaggaaaatccttcatTTTATTAAGGAAAATTCTTCcttctaatctgtataaataggagagggatatatttaagttttttcacttcttctttaataaagcttcttcaataattattcttatcttttattattttcatcatggtatcagagcagtgagaaaagcaaagctttgctcttgcctttggccagcgaccaatgccgttgagaaaagcaaagcttcgcccttgcctttggccagcaatcaacgccgctgcagccaaattcctaagaggctccacggccaatcctcatcttcctcactgtGATAGTCTTCGTTTTCTCATCGTGATAGTCTTtgttgatctgccaacagtcaACGGACTTAAGAAGAATGAAGGGCGGACTTAAGGGGAACGAAAGGAATGCCTATGCTCTCAAAGCAATAGCAATTGCAATAGCagaagcgatctgctcttgctctactcacgactctcgctcgtaaaccattctttgcatcgatccaagattggtatccttgacaggagcaccatcttacgggggcatgatagaagataagatttctccaactatatgagaaaatcactctattctattgaggaaaatcctccattctattgagggaaatcattCCTCCTAATCCTTCCTCCATTCTttgtatttaagctttttcacttcttcttaaataaagcttcttcaataattgttcttatcttctattattttcatcaggaagaatatagttttgtatctctttttccctttacaacaatttttaaatcatgacaaaggatgaataatcaaaaaatcaagttatgaatgtaaaaataatttttcatcatgaatattttatcattacatacatcattatcataagttgaagtattgtatgcataatatcaaatcatcattcataattacattaatgtttcaatcattatttcaatatgtttgtgcatcattatggtttcaatttacaacatgcacaatttcaaaactttgcatatggtatccttacttcatgcatgacataaataaatcaatcaccatgggcatatcatac from Musa acuminata AAA Group cultivar baxijiao chromosome BXJ1-3, Cavendish_Baxijiao_AAA, whole genome shotgun sequence encodes the following:
- the LOC135637135 gene encoding dehydration-responsive element-binding protein 1C-like, with protein sequence MEAFSGDDAAAATVSGTKGTWLYATVSEAPPKRPAGRTKFRETRHPVYKGVRQRGAAGRWVCEVREPNKKSRIWLGTFPTAEMAARAHDVAAMMLRGRSACLNFADSAWRLRVPASFSCSQDIARAAAEAAEAFRPPSDSNATFESSLTMESSASTFPSLSPLATAATPSSVLLEDGIGSQEGVTFDMVSYDGMDLGYCDYSGMAEGALVDSIWDDVAADADVSLWSYSI